Sequence from the uncultured Draconibacterium sp. genome:
AGCTTATCAAGGTCTTCCTCACGTTGCGAACCACCAATAATTTCACCAATACCCGGGAACAGAACATCCATTGCACCAACAGTTTTATCGTCGTCGTTCTGTTTCATATAGAATGCTTTAATGTCTTTTGGGTAATCGATAAGAATTACCGGACACTTAAAGTGTTTCTCAACCAGGTAGCGTTCGTGCTCACTTTGCAGGTCAACACCCCAATCCACCGGGAACTGGAATTTTTTCTTTTTATAAGGTTTCGAGTTTTTCAGAATATCTATTGCCTCGGTGTATGGCAAACGCACAAAATCATTTTTCAGAACAAACTCCAGCTTTTCGATCAAATCCATCGAGCGCTGATCCTGTGGTTTGTTTTTCTCCTCCTCTTTCAGTCGCTGAGCCAAAAACTGCAGGTCGTCCATACAATTATCGAGCGCGTACTGAATACAGTATTTCAGGAATTCTTCGGCCAAATCCATGTTGTCTTTCAGATCGTAAAAAGCCATCTCAGGTTCGATCATCCAGAACTCGGCCAGGTGACGAGTCGTATTCGAATTCTCGGCACGGAATGTTGGGCCGAAAGTATAAATCTCGCCAAGCGCCAAGGCACCCAATTCGCCTTCCAACTGACCGGAAACCGTTAAGTTGGTAGCTTTTCCGAAAAAATCCTGGCTGTAATCAACCTCGCCATCTTCGGTTAACGGTGGATTTTTTGCATCCAGTGTTGAAACGCGGAACATCTGTCCGGCGCCCTCGGCATCACTGGCCGTTACAATTGGCGTGTGCAGGTAGTTAAATCCTTTTTCGTTAAAATATTTATGAATGGCAAATGCCATAGCGTGGCGGATACGAAAAACTGCACTAAAGGTATTGGTCCGGAAACGAAGGTGTGCATTTTCGCGCAAGAACTCCAACGAGTGTTTCTTTGGCTGAATTGGATATTTTTCAGGATCAGCTTTTCCGAGCAACTCAATTGATTTTGCGTTCAGCTCAACATTCTGGCCACTTCCGGCCGATTCTACCAATTCTCCGGTAACTGCAATTGCTGCTCCGGTTGTTATATCGCGTAACAGTGTTTCGTCGAAACTTTCAACATCAACCACCACCTGAAGATTATGAATAGTAGATCCGTCATTCAGCGCAATAAAGTTTACATTTTTACTTCCGCGCTTTGTCCTCACCCAACCTTTGGCAACTACTTCGCTGCCTGTTTCTCCATTCTTCAGAATCTCTTTGATTTTTAAACGTGCCATGATGTATATTTTTCTGCCTTTAATTTGTCTGTTCAGCTTTTTACAGCCTTTTAACTTTTCGAATTTTGAGCTTACAAATTTATACTTTATTAGCAATTATGTAGCTGTAAGAAACATTTTCATCCGATTTTTAATACTTACGTGAAGAACCCCCCTGAAAAAAAGGACTTAGAACAAAGGTAAAACCTGAAAATTAAAAAGGCCGCCTTAAAAAAGACAGCCTCCTGAACATCAATAACCGTTTCCGGTTAACGCTGTAATTTTATTTGTTCTGACCGTTTCGGTAGCCTCCCTGTCCATAGCCTTGTCCACCGTTGCCATAACCTTGCCGGCCGGTTCCCATTCCCTGACCGCCGGCACCATATCCCATCGAATTACCTGCAGCAAGAATTGCTTCAAACTCTTCCACTGAAATGTGCTGTGGGCTAAAGGTTTCGCCAAGCGTTTGCAGATTTCGAACAAATCCACGCATATGATTTTCCGAACCTTTCAATAGGTTTTCGTAAACGCGAATGATATCGGTATTTTCTGTTTCGGCCAACAGATTTTGCAAATCAGCAATGTCTAAGTCTTCAATCGTTGCACCAACTTTCAGCGCCTCAGTCAAACTTGCCGATCCCTGCTCAATCAATGCATTGTATAGTGCTCCCAATTCTTCATTGGCAAACTGGCCTTCGCCTTCCAGCGCCGGATCTTCAATTCCATATCCTTCAAGAAGCGTAAGTACAGCATTTGTGTGGCTTTCTTCGCTGTTGGCAATATTCAGAAATAGTTGTTGCCCATACAAGCCGTAGAAATGCATATAAACATCGTGAGCCAGTTTTTCTTCCTCGCGCATCAGCAGCAATCCTTCAATATCAACGTCAGTTAAATCTTCATCAAAAGTACAACTGTCCTGACATATGGCAGCCAACTCCACACTTTTGTCGGCCAAAGCCAACGATTCATCAATTCGTTCTGTTTCCGAGCAGGCTGTAAAAAATAATGCTCCCGCTGCTACCATGATTGCAATTGCTTTAATTCTTTTCATTTCTCTAAATTTTAGTTCAACTTAATTTATTTACTAATCTCAAATCTCTATTCGTTTAATTTCCTGCCGGTCGTTGGCAATTAACTCCCCGTCCGGTTCTATTCCGCTGGTTGCCATTTCCTCTGCACCAATTATTGTTTCCCCGTTTTCCACGGCCATTGTTGTTTGCATAGGCTGATCTGCCGCCATTTCCACGTCCATTTCCTCTTCCTACATTCTGATTTCGCCCATAGCTGCCATAAGCCTGAAGCTGCTTGTACTGAGTTTGCTGCTCTTCGCTTAAAAGCGATTTCACCTCATTACGATGTGCCTCCACATTTTTTAGCATTTCGGTTCTGATTTCGCTTTTCTCAACAGCATTTACTGTTGAACGCCTTTGTTCTCGTAATTCAGTCATCGTTTTTTGGTGACTGGCTTCAAGTTCCTGAATACTTGTTTTCTGTTCCTCGCTCAGGTCAGAGATTTGAGCCAGACAAGGAAGATTCTGATTGTTTTGTACTGCGTTTGCTCTTCTTCCGCGTTGAGCATAAACGCTTGTTGTTGTTAACACCAGGGCAAAGAATACCCAGGCAACGTTAATTAACTTGCTAGTTTTCATTCTTCTAATATTTAAATTGTTATTTACTCTCTGTTTTGCCGCCCGTAGCGTCGGCCGCCACGTTGAGGCAACGAAATGTCTTCTTTAGATTTTGTCATCGATAGAAAAACCTCTTTAAGTTTCTCCTGCTGGTTCTCGTTGCAAACTGCTTTCATATCGAGATAATAATCTACGGTCAAATCCTTTAAGGTTTTGTGCATCTCACCGATTTCGCTTGAAATCGAATGTAGTTTTGTGGTGTCGGACTCGGCTTTTCCCATTTCCTCCACCATTTCAACCCGAAGTAGAGCGAGCTGATCCGATATCCGGCGTGCACTCCGGTTATAGTTTCTGTTCAATTCCCTAAAATAGTCGACCTGGTCGGGTTGCAGGTTCAGCTGTTCGCGGAAAAAACGCGTCCGTTGTTCCGAGGGCATCTGAACCTGATGCTGTTGTTCTCCTGCAGCTTTTTTATCCTGTTGTTTGTGGTACCAAAACGAAATTCCCATCGACAGGTTTGTGGCTGCCAGAATTACAACTACCCAGATTAATATGCGATATGTATTTTTTGTTGCCATTTGTTATTCCATTAAAAATGATTCAATTGGCTCGGCGTCCAGTTCGTTCCAGTAAGGCACCATTTCCTGTTCGCTCAAACTGGTGTCGGCAGTAGTTATCTTAGGTGCTTCTCCTAATTTAAAACCGCCGTATATTCCCAATAACAAGATGATTGAAAATGCCACCGGCTGTAAAATACGAACCAAAACCGGACGTGCAGCAGCTTGATTTTCCTCCTGCTTTTCAAGTCGTGCTTTTACCCGGGTATAAAAGAACGGATTTTCATCTGTTAGTTTATCGCTTTCCAGAATTTGGAGTGTATTTTTCATTTCCGCAGCAAAAAGAGCACACTTCGAACATTCGTCAAGGTGTTGTTGTACCTGTTTCATTTCGGAAACCGGCAGCTCCTTTTCGAGGAAAAAAATCAACTTGTTATGTACGGTATTACACTTCATCATTTTTTACGGTTATTAGTATGACACGTTCATTTTTAAAAACTTGCGCTTTACATGCACTTTTTTTTGTAGCACTTGTATAATTTTTTCTGCAGGCCCTTTTTTGCCCTGAACAACAATGACTCAACCGACGAAACCGAGAGATCCATCACCTCTGCAATTTCCTGGTACGACAGTTCCTCGTATTTGCTTAAGGTAAACGCCACTTTCTGATTTGGCGGCAAACTGTTAATTGCCTCTTTTAGAATTATTGCCCGCTGTTGGTTTTCCATGTCGTACTCCGGCTCGTCGGTATTTGAGGTACTCACCTGCATTACTTCCCTGTTTTTCGCCGCCACCTCATCGTCGATCGAATGAAACCACTTGCGTTTTTTGTTATCGCGGATGTGGTTTAACGAGCGGTTAACCGCAATACGGTACAACCAGGTCGAGAGTTTTGCATCGGCCCTGAATTTATCGATGTTCCTGTACACCTCAACAAAAACATCCTGCGCAATATCTTCAGCATCTTCGCGGTTCTGCACCAAACCATAGCAGGTATTCACCACCAGTTTCTGATGCGTGCCGACCAGCTTTTTAAAAGCCGCTTCGCTTCCCTGTTTTAATTGTTCAATTATATCGGTGTCGGACATTCTGATTCGAAAAAAACCGCTATGTAAATGTACTGGTAATTATTCAGAAAGTAGTTTGTAAACATCGCGTGGAGGAAGACCATTATTCTCCCCAATTGTGCGCAACGTTTCGGTCGGTTTCGCTTCGATGTTGTTCTCTTCCAGAATTTGCATCAACTCATCGGTAGTCTTATTCAGTTCTTTCGAGAAATCCTCGATGGTTTTTCGTCCAACACCCATTCCCTGGCCTTCGTTTGCCGGTTTCTTTACGATGATCTCGTAAATTTCAAGTGGAGTTGAATTATTTGTTTCTGCGATTTGCTGTAAACTTTGGGTATGAATATCGTTGTAAACGATTTTATGACTGTCGAGTTTTCGGGTTACTTCGTCAACCGACTCCATATCCAGCTGGTGAGCCAGTTCGGTAAGCGTTAATAACTCGGCATGAGGAACGGGTGCCCGCTCTTCGGTTTTCTCCCACGAGTTGGTAGCCGATTCGCCTAATTCCATAACTGTTTGAAAAGGCGGAATGGAAAATACAGTACCGAAAAAGAATACCAGCACCACTACAATAGAAAAAATGAGTTCCTTTTTCTTGTTGAAGCCTTTTGTGCTTTTCGCTTTTAGATAGGAGACAAATGATTTCCAGTTTACCGAAAACAGGTGAAAGATGGAAAGCACAATAAACGCCAGCGAAAACAGGGTATGTATGGCCTGCCAGCCTTCTTTTGATAAACCTGCCAGCTCCCAGTTTACCCAATGAGCGTAGCGTCCCGGGGGAGCTACATACAAAATTACACCCGAAACCAGGATCACTAAAATTCCCCAGGTTAATCCAAAACTTATAAAGGCACGCCAGCTAAACTTTGTTTTCATCTGTTTAAAATTTTTTGATTTCTGAATGTTCAAAAAATTTGAAGACATTCAGGAACTCACATAAATTTTAATCATTCTTGCCTGCCTGCGGTAGGCAGGTTTGTGAATTTAGAATGATGAAAATTCATGTTCGTTTCATATCTTTTTAATTTATGTCTTTGTTTAAAATTTAAGGTATGACACAGAAGCTTTGGAAAACTTGCGCGGGTATTTTAATTTCTTTGTCAGACCTTGAAGGTTTATATACTCAGAAACTAAAGTAATCGCCCGCAAAAAATAGAAGTACCCGCACATTTGGGAGAACTGTCTTTTTGGGTGGGAGGACGACTCGTAGGCAGCTGCGGAAGGTTCAACACCAACAGCGGAACCTGTTTTTTACCCTGCCAACAACTATTTACATAAGTTTTAATTACATTTAGTGCATCATATAACTAAATGCCCGATACATTGGAATTATCTCTTGCAAAAATAAAAACTAAAATCGGCCAGCTTTTACGCATTAAAACGAACAATATCAGTCGATTACAATAGTGAGGGATAATAGTGTGTATGTTGCATTGCATTATACACATACGTTAGCAGTAAGCTTAAAAAAACTGCAACTATTTTCACAAGAAAAACGCCATGTGAACTTTTTATGACTTATATTTGTAATCTATTTACAAAATAGCAACTAAAAATGATAATTAATTTCAAGATTCAGAATTTTGGTTCTGTAAAAGACGAACAGATACTTTCTTTTGAAGCAGATAAATCTACTCATCTAGAAAGTCATTATATAATTAACTCATGTGGTTATCGCCTCCTAAAGTTAGGTTTGATTTATGGTGCAAATGCATCGGGAAAAACAACAATACTTAAAGCGCTAGAATTTTTAAGAGATTTAGTTTTAGACCCCGAAGAAAAGAAAACTGACGAATTAGAGTTTAGTCCTTTTTTATTTGATAATGAAACACCCAATAAGTCTACCATTTTAGCAATTGAGTTTATTCAAAACGATGTGAAATATGACTATGAAGTTGAATTTTCTAGGCAATCTATTATTAGTGAAAAGCTAGACCATTATCAAACAACTAAGGCTAATGTTTTTAAAAGAACAACTGATTTAAAAAATCAGTTTACCGAAATCAAGTTTGGAAGTAAAATAAAGAAGGATAAGACATTTAAAAAAACACTTGAGTCAAATACCTTATGGAACAACACTGTTTTAGGAGGATTTCTAAAGACAAATATTGATTTCTATGAATTAAATGAAGCTATTGATTGGTTTAGAAACTATTTAAAACCGTTAGTTTATACAAGAACTAAACTTGAAGGGTATGTTACCTCTAAAATTGATAAAAAAGAGTTGTCAAAAAAAGACATTGTAAGTATCCTTCAGAAAGCTGATTTACATATCTCAGATATATTAATTGAAGAAGAAGAACAGGAAATTCCTCAAGGTTTTTTCGAATTTATTGAAAAACAGTTAGAAACTTCTGATGATAGATTGGAAAAGTTAAAAGAAAAAGGAAAAATTTCTTCGATTAATATTGGTTTCGTTCATACTGTTAATGGGAAAGACTATACTTTACCTATAGATTTGGAATCACTAGGCACTAGAAGATATTACGGCTTTGCAGGTCTATTAGCGTTACTAATTAAAAACAATCATTTAATTCCAATTGATGAATTAGAAGCCTCTTTACATCCTGACTTATATGTTCATTTTATATTATCATTTCTTATTAACTCAGAAAACTCTCAATTAATTGCAACCACCCACAATAGAGAAATTTTGGGCAATAAGGATATATTTAGAAATGATGCAATTTGGTTTACTGATAAATGCGAGAGTTGCTCAACTGAATTGTATTCGTTGGCAGACTTTGACACATCTGTTGTAAGAGACACTACAAACGTGTTGAATGCCTATAAAAGTGGGAAGCTAAGTGGTAAACCGAATTTAGGCGATTTCTATATTGAACTTGATTAGGTTATGAGGAAAAGTAAGAAGATTAAGTTAAAAGGACAAAATGCTTATGCTTTTGTTGTGGATGGTGATACTGAGGTATGGTATTTACAAATGTTGAAAAGAAATGAAAGAACCTTATCTGTTAATATAGAACCAAAACTTCCCTCCAAGAAGAGTATTTCAGAACAATTTGAAATGGTTGAATCTCTAGCAGAAGATTACACAAAAGTTTTTTGGATTGTTGATTATGACGTAATTATTAAAGAAACAAGAGAAGCCAAAAAAGGAGTAGAAACAGCAGAACAATTATTTATTCGCCTTAGAGATGCGGCAAACAAGATTGAAAATGTTGTTGTAATTGTCAATAATCCTTGCTTAGAGTTCTGGTTTTTATTGCATTTTGAAAGAACTTCAAAATTATTTACTGCCTGTAGTTCTTCTGAAAAGCAATTAAAGAAGTATTTGACAGACTATGAAAAGACAAAACAGTATTTCACAAAACAGGGTAGTGATATTTACTTAAAGTTAAAAGGACATATTAGCCAAGCTATTGATAATTCTAGCAAGCTAAATAGTTTTGATAAATACAGAACCAGTCAAGCATTTTGTGAGATGAATTTATTCTTTAATCTTTCAGAGATTAAGAACACTGTATGCGGCAAAAAGTAAAAAAAAGCCTACTGCTAATCGAGTAGCCCGCCCCGCCAGCAAACGCTAGCAGGGAGAGGCTCTCACACCACCGTACGTACGGGTCTCGTATACGGCGGTTCGCTAAGTCATAGGAAACAACGGTGATTTTGGTTTCACCTCGTTGTAAAGATCCAGCAAAGGAACGTAACCCCGCATTTTCAACCGATCAACAGTAATTGTAGTACCAAGAATTGGGCTTTGGGCAATAGCCCAGCCACCCATTCGCGAACGGCTCCATTGATAGGCTTTTCCCGGATCGACGCCTAAACGAATCAGGTTTTTCCTTTTTCGTTCGGGTTTCTTCCAGTAATGCCAAATACAATATCGGAGGCGGTTGCGAAGCCACCCGTCAAGGTCAGCGAGTTTGATCTGTATACTTGCCAAACGGAAAGCATTGATCCAGCCGCGCTGAACCTCGTTAAGTTTTCCGATACGCTCGTCGAAACTCATTGGGGTGGTCTTGCGGGTGATGGTTTTCAGTTTGTACTTTAAACTGCTCCAGCTCTTTTCTGATACTACCAGTTGATACTTGCCGCGTTCACCTTTCCGGTAGGTTGGCACAAAGCCAAAACCGAGAAGGATAAAATGTACAGGACGACGGATACCGCTTTTCTCCCGGTTGATGGGCAACTTCAGTTTTCGTTTCAGAAAACGATAGATGTTATTCCCAACTTTTCGGGCGGATGTTTTAGTTTTCAGATAAATACTAAAGTCATCAGCATAACGAACAAATCGAAAGCCTTGCCGTTCCAGTTCCCTGTCGAGTTCATGTAGCATGATGTTCGACAGTAACGGGCTCAGCGGGCTGCCCTGCGGTACGCCTTTGCGGCGTTTAACCAGTTTTCCCTTGATTTGAATCGGGGAACGCAGCCACTTGCGGATAAGACGCATCGTTTCGCGGCATTTGATTTTGCGGTAAAGCAGTTGCAGAAGGTAGCAGTGGTTTACTTCGTCGAAGAAAGTTTTCAGGTCGATATCGACGATATGCTGAAACCCCTCGTTGATGTAGCCCTTTGCCTTCAGTACTGCCTGTTGCACGCTCCGGTTGGGGCGGAATCCAAAACTGGAATCCGAAAACTCATACTCGAAACGTGCCGTGATTACTTGTAAAACTGCCTGTTGTAACAGGCGATCGGTTACTGTAGGGATCCCCAGTAAACGGGTTTTCCCTTTTCCTTTCGGAATCTCTACTCCTAAAATGGCTTGTGGTAAATACTTCCCGCTTCGAACCTTAGCTGTTAGTTCTTTCTTGTCGATAGCAAGTAAGTCTGACAAGCGGGTTACCGGCATACCGTCAACTCCTGCCGAACCGTGGTTCTGCCGGACTTTATACATTGCCTGTAACAGGTTTTTCCGCGTTAGAATTTGTTCAATCATCTCAGAATCATGCTTTGTTTCCCTGTTCCTCCTAATGCAGGGCTGGGAAATGCCTCCCTGCAACATTTGGAACAACTCATGCGTTCAGCCCTTCAGTTCCTCTGTGAGGCCTCCGCCGTTTTCTGACAGCTCGTTTCCTGAACCTACTATGGCGTCTGCTGACTTCCTGACGGCCCGCCAGCTGGCGGACATCAGGATCTCCCCAGGTAAGAGCATCTTCCTTCCTCCAATCGCTGCGACATCTACTACCGAACATAACCGAAGTTTATAGGACGTTACAATGATGTGCTTGCTTATCCATGTTTCGATAGCCTCATATGTCGTTTCTGTTCGTCAGTACCGGAGTTTGCCGGTTGGCTTCCTTCACTGCTGCAGTTACCCGCAACCAGCTTGCCACTTGCTAATGCTTCCATCCGCCAGCTGGCGGATGGCACATAAGGGACTTACACCCTCTGGAAAATTCTCATGTACACTTTAACGTTTAACAATAAAAATTTGTATTTTAAACATTTTTTCAGAGCTTACAGTAAAGTGTGCACATGCTCATGCTGGGCACACACACTTTGTATAAGTAATGGCAGGCAAAGAGCTAAATTTAAAGGTTTGTAGCCCGCTCAAACAGCGTAGCGGTTTGACAGGAAAGAAGCCCACAATCTGCCACTACTCATACAATTTACCGTCAGACTGTCTAAAAACCTAACCACAATTTGTTAAGAACTCCGCAGGTTGTTAACACCTTTGAACCCAGCGATTAAGTATCTTCAGGCATGAAGTATCTCAAAGGGCAAAACAGATCACAAATATCACTTTTCCCGGTGTCGCTCGACCAGGCCATAAATGCAGACAACGAAGTGCGCTTAATCGATGTTTTTGTTAACAGTCTGAAGCTGGAAGAATTCGGATTCAGGGTTGACCATATTGAAAACGGGCGTCCTGCTTACCACCCAGCCGACTTGCTTAAACTTTACATTTATGGCTATCTTAATCAGTTAAGGTCGTCGAGGAAACTGGAGAAGGAGTGCAAGCGAAACATTGAATTAATGTGGCTATTGAAAACGCTGCGTCCCGATCACAACACTATCGCTAACTTCAGGCGCGATAACCCAAAGGCCATCAAAAAAGTATTCCGCGAAACCGTAAAGATTGCAACGTATTTTAACCTTATTGGCGGAACGCTGATTGCAGGCGACAGTACAAAACTGCGTGCCCAGAACAGCAAAAAGAACAACTACAACCAAAAGAAAATAGACCGTCACCTGGAGTACATCGAAAACAAACTGGCTGAATACAACAAAGCACTGGCCGAAAGCGATGGAGATAAAAAGCAGGAAATTGAAAACGAAATTGAAAAGCAAAACCAGCGAAAAGATGGCTATAAAAAGATTGAACAAGAGCTAAAAAAATCGGGGCAACGACAGATCTCAACTTCCGATCCCGACAGCCGTCACCAGATCACGCGCAACAACATTACCGAAGTAGCCTACTCGGCGCAAACTTCGGTCGATGCAAAAAACTACATCCCTATCGATTATAAAATAACCAATGCAAACGATAAAAAGGCAATGGGAACAATGCTCAGAAGAGCAAAGACAATACTTCGACACAACGATTTTACTGCCCTTTACGATAAAGGCTACCATACCGGAAGCGAACTGGCCATCGCCGATTCGCTCGGTATTCCGGCAATTGTAGCCATTCCTCCGTTTTCAGGAGCCTCGCATGCTCCGGACCTTAGGTACGATGTGGAACATTTTGATTACGACCCGAAAACCGATACTTACACCTGTTTGCAGGGTCACACCCTAAGAACCACCGGCTACTGGCACCACGCAAAAAACGGTGCCGGAGAAACAGCCTATCGCTTCCGCAACTACACAACACCTAAATGTAAAAGTTGTGAGGTCCGCCCGCTGTGCACAAAATCGGCTGCAAACGGCAAGCAAGTCAGGCGAAGCGAGTTTGCCGGCAATATTGAAAACAACAAAAAACGCGTTCAGGAAAGCGAAAAACTGTACAAACGACGGCAGGCCATTGTGGAACACCCCTTCGGGACCATTAAACGTCAGTGGGGATTCAATTATATTATCACCAAAAAGTACATGAAAAGAGCTGAAGCCGATTTTGGTTTTATAATGTCGGCATACAACCTCAGACGAATAATCAATATTGTGGGCATAAAAAAGTTAGAAAAATACATCACAAGTATTTTTTCTGTTTTATGTTCAATTTTTGATCTTTTAGAGCTATTTTTAAACCACAGAAACCGAATACAATACAAAACAATAAAAACCATCTGTTATGAAATCCGCATCCCTGGCCACTTAATAAAGCTCAATTTTAATGCCCCGGGAAAGGGTTTTTAGACAGACTGCCGTTAGCGTGCATTTTGATAAGACAGTTCTCAATAAAACGTTTTCCAAAATGAAAATATCAAAGACATTACAAATAGTTCTATTTTTTGCGATTGTCATTTGCTATTATGTATTTATTGGAATGCCAAGTAATGAAAAAAAGGCATATGAACGGTATGTAAGAACATACCAATTGAAAATAGATAACAAAATTACGAATGTAAGAACCAACAGGGGATTGACAATTCTAAGGTTTGATGGAATTGCCGAAGAAGTATTTGTTGAAAGTGCTTATAATTACAATCTTACTCCTTCATTCATTGGAGACTTTGTAAAACAAGGAATGTGGGCATATAAAAGTAATAATTCGGACTCTTTATTTATCGGACTAACCAAACCAAATCGAAAAAATCTCTTTGTAATTGGGGACAGAAATTTGAATGAAGATTAAAAAACTAAAAGTGAAAATTTGAATCGACAGAAAAGATATGTAATTGACATGAAAGTACCGTTGAACAGAAGAAAAAACTAAAAAACGACACGCTAACACAGTGCCATATTGCATAGCGGGGTTTGGTGGTGTGCGGGGCTGCGGCTCTCGCATCATCGTTCAGTCCTAGCGGACGTGAAAGCACTCCGAAATCCCCTACGCAACATACAATTTTTCGTTGCATATCGAAAAACCTAAACACACAGCATAAAATCTGCAAACAATCAGTTATGCAATTCGTCAATAGAATTTTCAAAAAGGATTCCTCCTTTATACATTCCTTTGAGGACCGGATGAATTTCTTTACCAAGTTCAGTTAAGCTGTATTCAACGCGTGGAGGAACTTCAGGAAAAACAGTTCGGTTGATTAATCCATCCGATTCTAACTCTTTTAGCTGTTTCGTCAGCATTCGTTCGCTAATATCAGGCAAGAGTTTAACCAATTCGTTATACCTTTTATCTCCTTGAAAAAGGTGTAAAATGATCGTTCCTTTTCGTTTTCCTTTAACTACATTTATAAATGTATC
This genomic interval carries:
- a CDS encoding IS1182 family transposase encodes the protein MKYLKGQNRSQISLFPVSLDQAINADNEVRLIDVFVNSLKLEEFGFRVDHIENGRPAYHPADLLKLYIYGYLNQLRSSRKLEKECKRNIELMWLLKTLRPDHNTIANFRRDNPKAIKKVFRETVKIATYFNLIGGTLIAGDSTKLRAQNSKKNNYNQKKIDRHLEYIENKLAEYNKALAESDGDKKQEIENEIEKQNQRKDGYKKIEQELKKSGQRQISTSDPDSRHQITRNNITEVAYSAQTSVDAKNYIPIDYKITNANDKKAMGTMLRRAKTILRHNDFTALYDKGYHTGSELAIADSLGIPAIVAIPPFSGASHAPDLRYDVEHFDYDPKTDTYTCLQGHTLRTTGYWHHAKNGAGETAYRFRNYTTPKCKSCEVRPLCTKSAANGKQVRRSEFAGNIENNKKRVQESEKLYKRRQAIVEHPFGTIKRQWGFNYIITKKYMKRAEADFGFIMSAYNLRRIINIVGIKKLEKYITSIFSVLCSIFDLLELFLNHRNRIQYKTIKTICYEIRIPGHLIKLNFNAPGKGF
- a CDS encoding helix-turn-helix domain-containing protein is translated as MEKSYCPIDTFINVVKGKRKGTIILHLFQGDKRYNELVKLLPDISERMLTKQLKELESDGLINRTVFPEVPPRVEYSLTELGKEIHPVLKGMYKGGILFENSIDELHN